A window of Marinobacter salarius contains these coding sequences:
- a CDS encoding heavy-metal-associated domain-containing protein, with amino-acid sequence MFKKWFLMLAALVFSVAALAADKSYVLGVDGLACPFCAYGIEKRLNKVDGVTGVEVDIGKSTVRVTLQEGKPFSEERARQAVEEAGFTLRSYSEAEGETGGSDAK; translated from the coding sequence ATGTTTAAAAAATGGTTCCTGATGTTAGCGGCGTTGGTGTTCAGCGTTGCCGCGCTGGCCGCCGACAAAAGCTACGTATTGGGCGTGGACGGCCTGGCCTGTCCCTTCTGTGCCTATGGCATCGAGAAACGTCTGAATAAAGTGGATGGCGTCACCGGCGTGGAGGTGGACATCGGAAAAAGTACGGTGCGTGTCACCCTTCAGGAGGGCAAGCCTTTCTCTGAGGAGCGGGCACGTCAGGCTGTTGAAGAGGCCGGCTTCACGCTGCGCTCATACTCAGAGGCCGAAGGTGAAACAGGAGGCAGTGATGCGAAATAA
- a CDS encoding c-type cytochrome has protein sequence MLLRTLLLTIFALATGPVLADEQLELGKKVFLEQAQPSCTVCHTLNDAGSAGEIGPNLDQLKPSAEQVSNAVKSGVGIMPAFGDSLSERQISAVAKYIESVTRK, from the coding sequence ATGTTATTACGCACACTGTTGTTGACGATCTTTGCCCTCGCCACTGGCCCTGTATTGGCGGATGAGCAGCTCGAACTGGGTAAGAAAGTGTTCCTGGAGCAGGCACAACCATCCTGCACGGTTTGCCATACGCTGAACGATGCCGGTTCCGCCGGTGAGATCGGCCCCAATCTTGACCAGCTCAAGCCCTCGGCGGAGCAGGTCAGCAACGCGGTGAAGAGTGGTGTTGGCATCATGCCGGCCTTCGGTGACTCACTGTCAGAGCGGCAGATCAGTGCCGTGGCGAAGTACATTGAATCGGTCACCCGAAAATAG
- a CDS encoding cation-translocating P-type ATPase translates to MNTAVTTADDDTQPWSLESTADPDIQRVKAHIGGLHCSLCTGTIESALGKKSGVRRVAVSLTHEQALVEFDSRENSAEALMGTLQQIGYTLSDPRKVEPFERQEQALAIERNRFVVALAMSLAAVGLIVDFTSASTFGLSALVYVSLVLFGFAVLRGQGRSAALTGTALLAAGGLAFLALRTTGVLGGYEPLAVGALALGMVFGVARQMLNMAFQALRRGILNQHVLVEIGAFAGLTGGAIGLIASPEGYPTAAFFAVSVMVLTYHLFSEWLSLIVKTRSSQSVKRLLDLQPETACVVTEDGERDMLADQVEVGMRVRIRPGERIPLDGEVVEGGSAVDESLITGEPLPVEKTTGDTVVGGAINGSGTLLLQVTAIGSESFLQQVISSIEDARALKPGLLHLVDRVLRIYTPAVLIISALAFGFWSVGPVLIGGEPALERAVFAALTVLVMGYPCAVGISAPLSIVRGAGEAADKGVLMRTGEAFQALRKVNKVVFDKTGTLTEGRPAVRSLYSVDGNDDALLALAAAVEAVSEHPLGRAVVEAALERNVDFPEIADFQAESGRGVTAQVNGKQVLVGSPRFAEAAGVEMTSVADAVEADEAQGRTVIVVARDGTLLGTIALGDALRPDAAGTIASLQSMGIRTALLTGDNERTARHIAQQAGIDEVHAGVLPEQKADRLRTMQQSQRVAMVGDGINDAPALMQADVGIAMGGGTDIAIDAADIIILNSRVDAVVTAIDISRWGYRKMLQNVSLAFLFNGIGIPLASTGLIYPVWAMVAMAASVTAIFINSLWQRPALFFDTVASVNN, encoded by the coding sequence ATGAACACGGCAGTGACAACCGCTGACGACGATACCCAGCCCTGGAGTCTGGAATCCACGGCGGACCCCGACATTCAACGGGTCAAGGCCCATATCGGTGGACTGCACTGCTCGCTGTGTACCGGCACGATTGAAAGCGCGCTGGGCAAGAAATCCGGCGTGCGTCGGGTTGCAGTGAGTCTGACTCACGAGCAGGCGCTGGTGGAGTTCGACTCTCGGGAGAACAGCGCCGAGGCTCTGATGGGTACCTTGCAGCAGATCGGCTACACCCTGAGCGACCCGCGCAAGGTGGAACCGTTCGAACGCCAGGAGCAGGCGCTGGCGATTGAGCGCAATCGGTTTGTCGTCGCCCTGGCCATGAGCCTGGCAGCGGTCGGACTGATCGTTGATTTTACCTCGGCCTCGACCTTCGGGCTTTCCGCGCTGGTGTACGTCAGCCTGGTTCTGTTCGGCTTCGCGGTGCTGCGCGGCCAGGGTAGGTCAGCCGCACTCACGGGAACGGCCCTGTTGGCGGCAGGCGGACTGGCATTCCTTGCGCTGCGCACCACCGGTGTTTTGGGCGGTTATGAGCCGTTGGCCGTCGGCGCGCTGGCACTGGGTATGGTGTTTGGCGTGGCACGGCAAATGTTGAACATGGCCTTTCAGGCGTTGCGCCGTGGCATCCTCAACCAGCACGTACTGGTGGAAATCGGTGCCTTCGCAGGGCTGACCGGGGGCGCCATCGGCCTGATCGCATCGCCCGAAGGTTATCCCACGGCGGCGTTTTTCGCCGTCTCCGTCATGGTACTGACCTATCATCTGTTCTCCGAATGGCTGTCGCTGATCGTCAAGACCCGCAGCTCGCAATCGGTCAAGCGGTTGCTGGACCTGCAGCCGGAGACGGCGTGCGTCGTCACCGAGGACGGTGAGCGTGACATGCTCGCAGACCAGGTTGAGGTTGGTATGCGGGTACGTATCAGGCCCGGAGAACGCATTCCCCTGGACGGCGAGGTGGTTGAAGGCGGTTCGGCCGTGGACGAGTCCCTGATCACGGGCGAGCCGCTACCGGTGGAGAAAACCACTGGCGATACCGTCGTGGGCGGCGCCATCAACGGCTCCGGCACCCTTCTTCTGCAGGTAACGGCCATCGGCAGCGAAAGCTTTCTCCAGCAAGTGATCAGCAGCATTGAGGATGCGCGTGCACTCAAGCCGGGATTGCTGCACCTGGTGGATCGCGTGCTGCGGATCTATACGCCGGCCGTGCTGATCATATCGGCGCTCGCCTTTGGCTTCTGGTCGGTCGGCCCTGTACTGATTGGCGGCGAGCCGGCCCTCGAACGAGCCGTTTTTGCCGCCCTGACAGTGCTGGTCATGGGTTATCCCTGCGCCGTGGGCATCTCAGCACCCCTATCCATCGTACGTGGCGCAGGAGAAGCTGCGGACAAGGGCGTACTGATGCGCACCGGCGAGGCTTTTCAGGCCCTGCGCAAAGTGAACAAGGTGGTGTTCGACAAGACCGGCACTCTCACCGAGGGCCGTCCCGCTGTACGCTCTCTGTACAGTGTGGATGGCAACGACGATGCGCTGCTGGCGCTGGCTGCAGCCGTGGAGGCGGTCTCGGAGCACCCGCTGGGGCGGGCCGTCGTTGAAGCGGCACTTGAAAGAAATGTGGACTTCCCCGAGATCGCCGATTTTCAGGCCGAATCCGGTCGTGGTGTCACCGCGCAGGTGAATGGCAAGCAGGTACTGGTGGGCAGCCCGCGTTTTGCCGAAGCGGCTGGCGTGGAAATGACATCCGTTGCCGATGCAGTGGAAGCGGACGAGGCCCAGGGCCGTACGGTAATCGTGGTGGCCCGCGATGGCACTTTGTTGGGCACCATCGCACTCGGTGACGCTCTGCGACCCGATGCCGCCGGCACCATAGCCAGCTTGCAGTCGATGGGCATCCGCACCGCCCTGTTGACGGGCGATAACGAACGCACTGCCCGCCACATCGCGCAACAGGCCGGTATTGATGAGGTGCATGCTGGCGTGCTGCCTGAACAGAAAGCGGACCGGCTGCGAACCATGCAGCAAAGCCAGCGGGTCGCCATGGTCGGCGACGGCATCAATGACGCCCCCGCCCTGATGCAGGCGGATGTGGGTATTGCCATGGGTGGCGGCACGGACATCGCCATTGACGCCGCCGACATTATCATCCTCAACAGCCGGGTGGACGCCGTGGTGACGGCAATAGACATCAGCCGTTGGGGCTATCGCAAAATGCTCCAGAACGTCAGCCTGGCCTTTTTGTTCAACGGTATCGGCATTCCGCTGGCCAGTACGGGGCTGATTTACCCGGTCTGGGCGATGGTGGCCATGGCAGCCAGCGTGACAGCCATTTTCATTAATTCATTGTGGCAACGCCCGGCATTGTTTTTCGATACGGTCGCGAGCGTGAATAATTGA